The Actinopolyspora erythraea genome has a segment encoding these proteins:
- a CDS encoding pyruvate carboxylase, translating into MFRKVLVANRGEIAIRAFRAGYELGAKTVAVFPYEDRNSLHRLKADESYEIGGAGHPVRAYLSVEEIIRAARTAGADAIYPGYGFLSENPDLAEACQEAGITFIGPPHDILKLTGNKASAVRAAREAGVPVLESSAPSSDIDELMNSAGDMRFPVFVKAVAGGGGRGMRRVNDLESLREALEAAMREAESAFGDPTVFLEQAVVNPRHIEVQILADSAGNVVHLYERDCSVQRRHQKVVEIAPAPNLDPQLRERICADAVAFARQIGYVNAGTVEFLVDEQGRHVFIEMNPRIQVEHTVTEEVTDADLVQSQVRIAAGETLPDLGMSQEGVRLRGAALQCRITTEDPANGFRPDTGMISAYRSPGGAGVRLDGGTAFSGSSVSAHFDSMLVKLTCRGRDFDTAVARARRAIAEFRIRGVATNIPFLQAVLDDPDFGAGRITTSFIDERPGLLTARHSADRGTRLLSYLADVTVNRPYGERPTAPEPWRKLPTADLDTQPPAGSKDRLDQLGPEGFARWLRDSDAVGVTETTFRDAHQSLLATRVRTKDLTTVAPHVARTTPELLSLECWGGATYDVSLRFLAEDPWERLAALREAVPNICLQMLLRGRNTVGYTPYPTEVTEHFVAEATDTGIDIFRIFDALNDVEQMRPAIRAVRDTGRSVAEVALCYTGDLSDPDERIYTLDYYLRLAERIVEAGAHVLAIKDMAGLLRAPAAATLVSALRREFDLPVHLHTHDTPGGQLATYHAAIEAGVDAVDGASASLAGTTSQPALSSIVAATDHTERATGLDLNAVCELEPYWEAVRKIYKPFEAGLASPTGRVYRHEIPGGQLSNLRTQAVALGLGDKFEEIEAMYAAADRMLGRLVKVTPSSKVVGDLALHLVGAGVDPAEFEAEPHKFDVPDSVIGFLQGELGDPPAGWPEPFRTRALQGRPAERQLVELSEDDSKGLVTDRRETLNRLLFPKPTKEFNEHRHSYGDTSLLSSKDFFYGLRAGEEYAVDLDPGVRLLIGLEAISEADERGIRTVMVVLNGQMRPIQVRDRSVASELPVAEKAERTNPAHVAAPFSGVVTLSATEGETVESGQTVATIEAMKMEAAITAQRGGTVKRVAIGRIQQVEGGDLIIEID; encoded by the coding sequence ATGTTCCGTAAGGTCCTCGTCGCCAACCGCGGCGAGATAGCGATCCGCGCGTTCCGCGCCGGATACGAGCTCGGCGCGAAGACCGTGGCCGTGTTTCCCTACGAGGATCGCAACTCACTGCACCGGCTGAAGGCGGACGAGTCCTACGAGATCGGCGGCGCCGGTCATCCGGTTCGGGCTTACCTGTCCGTCGAGGAAATCATCCGGGCGGCCCGAACGGCGGGCGCCGATGCGATCTACCCGGGCTACGGCTTCCTGTCCGAGAACCCCGACCTGGCCGAGGCCTGCCAGGAGGCGGGCATCACGTTCATCGGCCCGCCGCACGACATCCTCAAGCTCACCGGCAACAAGGCCAGCGCGGTCCGCGCGGCGAGGGAGGCCGGCGTTCCCGTCCTGGAGTCCTCCGCGCCGTCCAGCGACATCGACGAGCTGATGAACTCCGCCGGGGACATGCGCTTCCCCGTGTTCGTCAAGGCGGTCGCCGGTGGTGGTGGTCGCGGCATGCGCCGGGTCAACGACCTCGAGTCGCTGCGCGAGGCGCTGGAAGCGGCGATGCGCGAAGCCGAGTCGGCTTTCGGCGACCCGACGGTGTTCCTCGAACAGGCCGTGGTCAACCCCCGGCACATCGAGGTGCAGATCCTCGCCGACTCGGCGGGCAACGTCGTGCACCTCTACGAGCGGGATTGCTCGGTGCAGCGCAGGCACCAGAAGGTCGTGGAGATCGCTCCCGCCCCGAACCTCGATCCGCAGCTCAGGGAGCGCATCTGTGCCGACGCGGTGGCGTTCGCCAGGCAGATCGGCTACGTCAACGCCGGAACCGTGGAGTTCCTCGTCGACGAGCAGGGGCGCCACGTCTTCATCGAGATGAACCCCCGGATCCAGGTCGAGCACACCGTCACCGAGGAGGTCACCGACGCGGACCTGGTGCAGTCCCAGGTGCGCATCGCGGCGGGCGAGACCCTGCCGGACCTCGGCATGTCGCAGGAGGGGGTCCGGCTGCGCGGCGCGGCGCTGCAGTGCCGCATCACCACCGAGGACCCGGCCAACGGCTTCCGCCCCGACACCGGGATGATCAGCGCCTACCGATCCCCGGGCGGTGCCGGTGTCCGGCTGGACGGCGGAACGGCCTTCTCGGGCAGCAGCGTCAGCGCCCACTTCGACTCCATGCTGGTCAAGCTGACCTGCCGCGGTCGCGACTTCGACACCGCCGTGGCGCGCGCCCGCCGGGCGATCGCCGAGTTCCGGATCCGCGGCGTCGCGACCAACATTCCGTTCCTGCAGGCGGTGCTCGACGACCCGGACTTCGGGGCGGGGAGGATCACCACCTCCTTCATCGACGAGCGTCCGGGGCTGCTGACCGCGCGTCACTCGGCCGACCGGGGGACCCGGCTGCTGAGCTACCTCGCCGACGTGACCGTCAACCGGCCCTACGGCGAACGGCCCACCGCGCCGGAACCGTGGCGGAAACTGCCCACTGCCGACCTCGACACGCAACCGCCCGCGGGCTCGAAGGACCGGCTCGACCAGCTGGGCCCGGAGGGCTTCGCGCGTTGGCTCCGGGACTCCGATGCGGTGGGAGTGACCGAGACGACGTTCCGGGACGCCCACCAGTCGCTGCTGGCCACCCGGGTGCGCACCAAGGACCTAACCACGGTCGCCCCTCACGTGGCCCGGACGACGCCCGAACTGCTCTCGCTGGAGTGCTGGGGTGGTGCCACCTACGACGTCTCGCTGCGGTTCCTGGCCGAGGACCCGTGGGAGAGGTTGGCCGCGCTGCGCGAGGCCGTGCCCAACATCTGCCTGCAGATGCTGCTGCGTGGCCGCAACACGGTCGGCTACACCCCCTACCCCACCGAAGTGACCGAGCACTTCGTGGCCGAGGCCACCGACACCGGTATCGACATCTTCCGCATCTTCGACGCGCTCAACGACGTGGAGCAGATGCGTCCGGCCATCCGGGCGGTGCGCGACACCGGGCGATCCGTGGCCGAGGTGGCGCTGTGCTACACCGGGGACCTGTCCGATCCGGACGAGCGGATCTACACCCTCGACTACTACCTCCGGCTGGCGGAGCGGATCGTCGAGGCGGGTGCGCACGTACTGGCCATCAAGGACATGGCCGGGCTGCTGCGCGCGCCGGCCGCCGCCACTCTCGTCTCCGCGCTGCGGCGGGAGTTCGACCTGCCGGTCCACCTGCACACCCACGACACGCCCGGTGGTCAGCTGGCCACCTACCACGCCGCCATCGAGGCGGGGGTGGACGCGGTGGACGGTGCCTCCGCGTCGCTGGCGGGCACCACCTCGCAGCCCGCCCTGTCCTCGATCGTGGCCGCGACCGACCACACCGAGCGGGCGACCGGCCTGGACCTGAACGCGGTGTGCGAGCTGGAACCCTACTGGGAAGCGGTCCGCAAGATCTACAAGCCCTTCGAGGCGGGGCTGGCCTCGCCGACCGGCCGTGTCTACCGGCACGAGATCCCGGGCGGGCAGCTGTCCAACCTGCGGACCCAGGCAGTGGCCCTCGGGCTCGGGGACAAGTTCGAGGAGATCGAGGCCATGTACGCGGCCGCCGACCGCATGCTCGGACGGCTGGTCAAGGTCACTCCCTCCTCCAAGGTGGTGGGAGACCTGGCGCTGCACCTGGTCGGTGCGGGTGTGGACCCGGCCGAGTTCGAGGCAGAGCCCCACAAGTTCGACGTCCCGGACTCGGTGATCGGCTTCCTCCAGGGTGAGCTGGGGGACCCGCCGGCGGGCTGGCCCGAACCGTTCCGTACCCGTGCGCTGCAGGGCAGGCCCGCCGAGCGTCAGCTGGTCGAGCTGTCCGAGGACGACAGCAAGGGACTGGTGACGGACCGGCGCGAGACGCTGAACCGGCTGCTGTTCCCCAAGCCCACCAAGGAGTTCAACGAACACCGGCACTCCTACGGGGACACCTCGCTGCTGAGCAGCAAGGACTTCTTCTACGGGCTACGCGCGGGCGAGGAGTACGCCGTCGACCTGGACCCCGGCGTGCGGCTGCTGATCGGGCTGGAGGCGATCAGCGAGGCGGACGAGCGCGGCATCCGTACGGTGATGGTCGTTCTCAACGGACAGATGCGTCCCATTCAGGTCAGGGACCGCTCGGTGGCCTCCGAGCTCCCCGTCGCCGAGAAGGCGGAGCGGACCAATCCGGCACACGTCGCCGCGCCGTTCTCCGGCGTCGTCACGCTTTCCGCGACGGAGGGCGAAACGGTCGAGAGCGGCCAGACCGTCGCCACCATCGAGGCCATGAAGATGGAGGCTGCGATCACCGCCCAGCGGGGCGGCACGGTCAAGCGCGTCGCTATCGGGAGGATCCAGCAGGTCGAAGGAGGCGATCTGATCATCGAGATCGACTGA
- the rsmD gene encoding 16S rRNA (guanine(966)-N(2))-methyltransferase RsmD, with product MTRIVAGTAGGRRIEVPQRGTRPVTERVREALFSSLEAMTELSGIRVLDLFSGSGGFGFEALSRGAGHVTFVESDRRAAGVLRRNAGTLGFRSIGIEQAPVRSVLGGSPREPYDLVFADPPFAMESAELDECWQALARNGWLAGDGLVIVERFWNSPAPVWPSGIEELRTRRYGDAAVYWAERVPSE from the coding sequence GTGACCAGAATCGTCGCGGGAACCGCAGGTGGGCGTCGTATCGAGGTGCCGCAGCGTGGCACCAGACCCGTCACCGAGCGGGTGCGGGAAGCGCTGTTCAGCTCGCTGGAAGCGATGACGGAACTGTCCGGGATCCGGGTGTTGGACCTGTTCTCCGGTTCGGGCGGTTTCGGGTTCGAGGCGCTGTCGCGCGGTGCCGGACACGTCACCTTCGTCGAATCCGACCGCCGTGCCGCGGGGGTGTTGCGTCGGAACGCCGGTACGCTGGGATTCCGGTCGATCGGCATCGAACAGGCCCCGGTGCGTTCGGTGCTGGGGGGATCCCCGCGCGAACCCTACGACCTGGTCTTCGCCGATCCCCCTTTCGCGATGGAGTCGGCCGAGCTGGACGAGTGCTGGCAGGCGCTCGCCCGCAACGGTTGGTTGGCGGGAGACGGTCTCGTCATCGTCGAGCGCTTCTGGAACAGTCCCGCTCCGGTGTGGCCTTCGGGCATCGAGGAGCTGCGGACCAGGCGTTACGGTGACGCGGCCGTGTACTGGGCCGAGCGCGTTCCCTCCGAGTGA
- the coaD gene encoding pantetheine-phosphate adenylyltransferase: MRRAVCPGSYDPVTNGHLDIIERAAGLFDEVTVAVLVNKSKKSLFDVDERIEMLREVTKPWPNVVVDSWHGLLVDYCKANGIGAIVKGLRAVSDFDYELQMAQMNQRLSGVETLFMSTNPLYSFLASSLVKEVATYGGDVSNLLPPKIEQRLLDRLAELAE, from the coding sequence ATGAGGCGTGCCGTCTGCCCAGGCTCTTACGACCCGGTCACCAATGGTCATCTGGACATCATCGAACGAGCTGCTGGTTTGTTCGACGAGGTAACCGTCGCGGTACTCGTGAACAAGAGCAAGAAGAGCCTGTTCGACGTCGACGAGCGGATCGAGATGCTGCGTGAGGTCACCAAGCCCTGGCCGAACGTGGTCGTCGACTCCTGGCACGGTCTGCTGGTGGACTACTGCAAGGCCAACGGGATCGGCGCGATCGTCAAGGGGCTGCGCGCGGTCAGCGACTTCGACTACGAACTGCAGATGGCGCAGATGAACCAGCGGCTGTCCGGCGTCGAGACCCTGTTCATGTCGACCAACCCGCTCTACAGCTTCCTGGCCAGCTCGCTCGTCAAGGAGGTGGCCACCTACGGCGGTGACGTGTCCAACCTGTTGCCTCCGAAGATCGAACAGCGGTTGCTCGACAGGCTGGCCGAACTCGCGGAGTGA
- a CDS encoding ribonuclease domain-containing protein, translating to MREHAVKLPRLLLTGLIAVLSLLGPATVASAEPVAPTSAVTAAAGCGNTSGFERVALSALPPEAADTVELIQRGGPYPYPEDGGVFHNWEGILPDCPDGYYHEYTVETPGIDHRGARRFVVGAEGEYFYTADHYESFRLTDIHA from the coding sequence ATGCGCGAACACGCTGTGAAACTACCCAGGTTGTTGCTGACGGGTCTGATCGCCGTGCTGAGCCTGCTCGGTCCGGCCACTGTGGCCTCCGCCGAACCGGTGGCCCCGACCTCGGCCGTGACCGCGGCCGCCGGGTGCGGGAACACCTCCGGTTTCGAACGGGTGGCGTTGTCGGCCCTTCCCCCGGAAGCCGCCGACACCGTGGAACTGATCCAACGGGGTGGTCCCTACCCCTACCCCGAGGACGGCGGGGTGTTCCACAACTGGGAGGGGATCCTGCCTGACTGCCCGGACGGCTACTACCACGAGTACACGGTCGAGACGCCGGGGATCGACCACCGCGGTGCCCGCCGGTTCGTCGTCGGTGCCGAGGGGGAGTACTTCTACACCGCCGATCACTACGAGAGCTTCCGGCTGACCGACATCCACGCCTGA
- a CDS encoding ion channel, whose product MPTVLFRLLQRLISLRSWATPALVIAFVFFTSWPLMALFEGADSELIAPENYWWWFLVTTSTVGYGDFYPETTGGHIIGVYVIVGGIATLTTLFTHLATTLETARGRRMSGSASLHVSDHIVMLGYTPGRSERIVDELLADGRHPVVLASWDDVDHHPIPDRGIGFVRGDLMTDDVLRRARLDQAHSVLVDARDDNEALAVAVTVHHVNPALQPVIALRDMSRSEHLRYVDEKIRCVQWHTPQMITEELLDPGITQVYSQLVTHGGGNTYSCQLPASLDRVSYGDCQFALGKRHDATVLAARTDEQLLISPAWSTRLPEGSTLYYICHQRITQDQLVRAVRELDGARS is encoded by the coding sequence TTGCCCACCGTACTGTTCCGCCTGCTGCAACGACTGATCAGTCTTCGCTCATGGGCCACTCCGGCACTGGTGATCGCGTTCGTGTTCTTCACGAGCTGGCCGCTGATGGCGCTGTTCGAGGGCGCCGACAGCGAGTTGATCGCACCGGAGAACTACTGGTGGTGGTTTCTGGTGACCACCTCCACGGTGGGCTACGGGGACTTCTACCCCGAGACCACCGGGGGCCACATCATCGGGGTGTACGTCATCGTCGGTGGCATCGCGACGTTGACCACCCTGTTCACGCACCTGGCGACCACCCTGGAAACGGCGAGAGGCAGACGAATGAGCGGTTCGGCCAGCCTGCACGTGTCCGACCACATCGTGATGCTGGGGTACACCCCGGGACGCAGCGAACGCATAGTCGACGAGCTGCTCGCGGACGGCAGGCACCCCGTCGTGCTGGCCTCCTGGGACGATGTGGACCACCACCCCATCCCCGACCGCGGTATCGGCTTCGTACGCGGCGACCTGATGACGGACGACGTGCTGCGCAGGGCGCGACTCGACCAGGCCCACTCGGTGCTGGTCGACGCGCGCGACGACAACGAGGCACTCGCCGTGGCCGTGACCGTGCACCACGTCAACCCGGCGCTGCAACCGGTCATCGCACTGCGGGACATGAGCCGTTCCGAACACCTGCGCTACGTCGACGAGAAGATCCGCTGCGTGCAGTGGCACACCCCGCAGATGATCACCGAGGAGCTGCTGGATCCCGGCATCACCCAGGTTTACAGCCAGCTGGTGACGCACGGCGGCGGCAACACCTACTCGTGCCAACTTCCGGCCTCGCTCGACCGGGTCTCCTACGGGGACTGCCAGTTCGCGCTGGGCAAGCGGCACGACGCCACGGTGCTCGCGGCGCGCACTGACGAACAGCTGCTGATCAGCCCGGCCTGGAGCACCCGACTGCCGGAGGGCAGCACGCTGTACTACATCTGCCACCAGCGGATAACGCAGGATCAGCTCGTCCGCGCGGTCCGCGAGCTCGACGGGGCCCGCTCCTGA
- a CDS encoding ATP synthase F0 subunit B, with protein sequence MYRVFEALDELVTIVEEARSVPMTSGCVVPRGDVLELLDEVRDSYPSELDDAQDVLDHRDELVNKAKSEADDSLNSARSEAEKTSSEARAEAEKMLADARERADEIIAQARAEAEQTINNARREYEDHIARAQSESDRMVQAGRAAYDQSVHEGRAEQARLVSETEVVQQSQQEAKRVVDEAHEEAERLRSDCDAYVDSRLADFEELLGRTLRTVGKGRQQLRRPISAPFDYEEWQTSEHGTAVSEH encoded by the coding sequence GTGTACCGGGTGTTCGAGGCGCTCGACGAGCTCGTCACGATCGTCGAGGAAGCGCGAAGTGTTCCGATGACCTCCGGGTGCGTCGTGCCGCGTGGCGACGTGCTGGAGCTGCTCGACGAGGTGCGCGATTCGTACCCGTCGGAGCTCGACGATGCGCAGGACGTGCTCGACCACCGGGACGAGCTGGTGAACAAGGCCAAGAGCGAGGCCGACGACAGTCTCAACTCCGCCAGGTCCGAGGCCGAGAAGACTTCCTCCGAGGCCAGGGCGGAGGCGGAGAAGATGCTCGCCGACGCCAGGGAGCGAGCCGACGAGATCATCGCGCAGGCGAGGGCGGAGGCCGAGCAGACCATCAACAACGCACGCCGGGAGTACGAGGACCACATCGCTCGCGCGCAGTCGGAGTCCGACCGGATGGTGCAGGCCGGGCGCGCCGCTTACGACCAGTCCGTGCACGAGGGGCGTGCGGAACAGGCCCGGTTGGTCTCCGAGACCGAGGTGGTGCAGCAGTCGCAGCAGGAGGCCAAACGCGTGGTCGATGAGGCCCACGAGGAGGCCGAACGACTGCGCAGCGACTGCGACGCCTACGTGGACTCCCGCCTGGCCGACTTCGAGGAACTGCTCGGGCGCACGCTCCGCACGGTGGGCAAGGGCAGGCAGCAGCTCCGACGTCCGATAAGCGCGCCGTTCGACTACGAGGAGTGGCAGACCTCGGAGCACGGAACCGCGGTCAGCGAGCACTGA
- a CDS encoding YceD family protein: MSQNHEVARPAPDGPWVIDTREFGHSPGASRSYTLRPPAPAGFGIDMVRVPTGEPIDLDLLLEAVVEGVLVSGTVRAKASGECARCLDPISEEVDVELRELFAYQDSATDTSTDEDEVSRMSGDLIDLEPVVRDTVLPSMSTAPLCSPDCPGLCSGCGAKWAELGPEHHHETIDPRWAALRERFGGTEEEK, encoded by the coding sequence ATGTCTCAGAATCACGAAGTCGCGCGACCCGCGCCGGACGGCCCCTGGGTGATAGACACCCGCGAGTTCGGGCACAGCCCGGGGGCGAGTCGCAGCTACACCCTCAGACCTCCGGCTCCCGCCGGTTTCGGCATCGACATGGTTCGGGTGCCCACAGGGGAGCCGATCGACCTCGACCTGCTGCTGGAGGCAGTGGTCGAAGGCGTGTTGGTATCCGGTACCGTCAGGGCGAAAGCCAGCGGCGAGTGCGCGCGGTGTCTCGACCCGATTTCCGAGGAGGTCGACGTCGAGCTGCGGGAGCTGTTCGCCTATCAGGACAGCGCCACCGACACCAGTACCGACGAGGACGAGGTCAGCCGGATGTCCGGGGACCTGATCGACCTCGAGCCGGTGGTGCGGGACACGGTGCTGCCGTCGATGTCAACCGCCCCGCTGTGCTCGCCGGACTGTCCGGGACTTTGTTCCGGATGTGGTGCCAAGTGGGCCGAGCTCGGTCCGGAACACCATCATGAGACGATTGATCCTCGCTGGGCCGCGTTGCGTGAGCGGTTCGGCGGGACCGAAGAGGAGAAGTAG
- the rpmF gene encoding 50S ribosomal protein L32 produces the protein MAVPKHKVSRSNTRKRRSQWKASAPTLRACPNRACREMKPPHIACPSCGQYKGRQVSSPA, from the coding sequence GTGGCTGTCCCCAAGCACAAGGTTTCCCGGTCGAACACCCGTAAGCGTCGTTCGCAGTGGAAGGCCTCCGCGCCGACTCTGCGGGCGTGCCCCAACCGGGCTTGCCGTGAGATGAAGCCCCCGCACATCGCCTGCCCGTCCTGCGGTCAGTACAAGGGCCGCCAGGTCAGCAGCCCCGCCTGA
- the rnc gene encoding ribonuclease III — MGGKQQSRGRETDRSALVEALGVDFDAEMLTLALTHRSYAYENGGLEPNERLEFLGDAVLGLVITDHLYRKHPDLPEGQLAKLRASVVNMHALAGVARELGDGGLGQYLLLGRGEELTGGRDKASILADSLEAVLGAVYLQHGLETSRSVIHRLFDSLLAEAPMLGAGLDWKTSLQELTASAGLGVPDYRIDEQGPDHRKEFSAYAVVNGEVRGQGDGRTKKDAEQKAAQTAWRALSDQLNAEPGDPQESS, encoded by the coding sequence GTGGGGGGAAAGCAACAGTCCCGGGGCCGTGAGACGGACCGGTCGGCGTTGGTCGAGGCACTCGGCGTCGATTTCGACGCCGAGATGCTGACTCTTGCCCTGACGCACCGCTCCTACGCCTACGAGAACGGTGGCCTGGAACCCAACGAGCGGTTGGAGTTCCTGGGTGACGCCGTACTCGGACTGGTGATAACCGATCACCTGTACCGCAAGCACCCGGACCTGCCCGAGGGGCAGCTGGCGAAGCTGCGGGCGAGCGTGGTCAACATGCACGCGCTCGCCGGTGTGGCCCGTGAACTGGGTGATGGCGGCCTGGGGCAGTACTTGCTGCTCGGGCGCGGTGAGGAACTCACCGGTGGCAGGGACAAGGCCAGCATCCTGGCCGACTCGTTGGAGGCCGTGCTCGGGGCCGTCTACCTGCAGCACGGGCTGGAGACCTCTCGCTCGGTGATCCACCGCCTGTTCGACTCGTTGCTGGCCGAGGCCCCGATGCTGGGGGCGGGGCTGGACTGGAAGACCAGTCTGCAGGAGCTGACCGCCTCCGCCGGTCTCGGAGTCCCGGACTACCGGATCGACGAGCAGGGACCGGACCACCGCAAGGAGTTCAGCGCCTACGCCGTCGTCAACGGTGAGGTCCGGGGGCAGGGCGACGGCCGGACGAAGAAGGACGCCGAGCAGAAGGCGGCCCAGACCGCCTGGCGCGCCCTGTCCGACCAGCTCAACGCCGAACCCGGTGATCCCCAGGAGTCCTCCTGA
- the mutM gene encoding bifunctional DNA-formamidopyrimidine glycosylase/DNA-(apurinic or apyrimidinic site) lyase — MPELPEVEVVRSGVAEHVAGRRLAGVEVLHPRAVRGHPPGPEDFASVLAGRVVEDVSRRGKYLWLSLGEVGGGAPRAGQAVLAHLGMSGQLLVQPSGAVDEKHLRVRFRFADDGPELRFVDQRTFGGLSLAELVPSTDLAVPDSIGHIAADPLEPAFDREAVVRLVRSRRTGIKRALLDQNLISGIGNIYADEALWRARLHWAHPTAELDDERVHALLDSVVEVLGEALVAGGTSFDSLYVNVNGRSGYFSRSLSVYGRAGSPCPRCGTAIRRDAFTNRSSYSCPSCQPVPPEPHW, encoded by the coding sequence GTGCCAGAACTCCCCGAAGTCGAAGTCGTCCGCAGTGGTGTGGCCGAGCACGTCGCCGGTCGCAGACTGGCCGGTGTCGAGGTGCTGCACCCCCGTGCCGTTCGCGGGCATCCGCCGGGGCCGGAGGATTTCGCCTCGGTGCTGGCCGGTCGTGTCGTCGAGGACGTCAGCAGGCGTGGCAAGTACCTCTGGTTGTCACTAGGGGAGGTGGGCGGCGGCGCGCCGCGCGCGGGGCAGGCCGTGCTCGCCCACCTCGGGATGAGCGGTCAGCTGCTGGTGCAGCCGAGCGGAGCCGTCGACGAGAAGCACCTGCGCGTGAGGTTTCGGTTCGCCGACGACGGCCCCGAACTGCGTTTCGTCGATCAGCGGACTTTCGGCGGGCTGAGCCTGGCCGAGCTGGTGCCCTCCACCGACCTCGCCGTGCCCGACTCCATCGGGCACATCGCGGCCGATCCCCTGGAACCCGCCTTCGACCGCGAGGCGGTGGTGCGGCTCGTCCGTTCCCGCCGAACCGGCATCAAGCGAGCGCTGCTGGACCAGAACCTGATCTCCGGCATCGGCAACATCTACGCCGACGAGGCGCTCTGGCGCGCTCGCCTGCACTGGGCACACCCCACTGCCGAACTCGACGACGAGCGGGTGCACGCGCTGTTGGACTCGGTCGTGGAGGTCCTCGGTGAGGCACTCGTCGCCGGGGGCACCTCGTTCGACTCGCTGTACGTCAACGTCAACGGTCGCTCGGGCTACTTCAGTCGCTCCCTGTCGGTCTACGGCCGGGCGGGCTCGCCGTGCCCCCGCTGCGGGACCGCGATCCGGCGGGACGCCTTCACCAACCGCTCCTCCTACAGCTGCCCGAGCTGTCAGCCGGTTCCGCCCGAACCACACTGGTGA